A segment of the Deltaproteobacteria bacterium genome:
CATTCATCGAGCACCATGGCAATATCGCTGCCCAGCGCTTCTTGAATCTCCACCGCCTTCTCCGGCGTCAGCAGGTGAGTAGAACCGTCGATGTGCGACTGAAACCTGGCGCCCTCTTCGGTGATCTTGCGCATATGCGCCAAGCTAAAGACCTGATAGCCGCCGCTGTCGGTGAGAATCGGCCCATCCCAACCCATGAACTTATGCAGCCCACCCAACTCGCGAATCAACTCGTGCCCTGGCCGCAAGTAAAGATGGTAAGTATTGCCAAGAATGATCTGGCAGCCAATCTCTCTCAAATCGCGCGGCAACATCGCCTTGACGGTGCCCTGAGTGCCCACCGCCATAAAACAAGGGGTTTCAAGTACGCCGTGCGGCGTCTGTAAAAGACCCAGGCGCGCCTTCGTAAGGGTGTCTTTGTAAGTGAGAGTGAAGTGCGTCGGCATGGATCGATTTTGGATTTTTGATTTTGGATTTTAGATTGTCGGAAACCACCGAACACAGGTTACTGCCTCAAACTCCTATTTCCTAATCCGACAATCCAAAATCGGCAATCCAAAATCCAAAATCGTCAGAGGATTAGCATCGCGTCGCCGTAGCTATAAAACCGATATTGCCGCTCGATCGCTTCGGCGTAGGCTCTGCGGACCAGATCCAAGCCGGCAAAAGCGGCGACGAGAATCAGCGGCGTCGAGCCGGGCAAATGAAAGTTGGTGATCAACGCATCGATGGCACGGAAACGGTCGCCCGGCTTGATGTATAGCCGCGCAATGCCTTCATCCTCTTCAATCCCGTTTTTTTGTTGAGCCACCCACTCGAGCGTACGCGTGCTGGTGGAGCCAACCGACACGACACGATGGCCCGCCTGTTTGGTCCGGCGAATTTTCTCGGCGGCTTCGGCGCTGAGAATATATCGCTCACCTTCCATCCGGTGATTTTCGATTTGCCGATCGCGCACCGGCTGGAAAGTACCCGGGCCGACATGCAGCGTCAGCAGCGCGCGCTCGATGCCTTTGTCACGCAGTTGCTCGAACAGCGCATCGGTAAAATGAAATCCTGCGGTGGGCGCCGCAACCGCCCCGGCGTGCGCGGCATAAACGGTCTGGTAGCGCTCCTGATCCAACGCCTCCGTGCCGCCACTGCGTTTGACATAGGGCGGCAGCGGCGGCTCACCGCGGCGCTCCAGCCAGTCGTCGAAGTCGCCGCGATGATGGAACTCCAAGCCGTAGCGGCCGCGGCCCATGTCGCCGATTACTTCGGCCGTCGCCTCATCGGCAAAGCGCAGCCGGCTCCCCACCGGCGGCTTTTTTGCCGCATCGATCATAGCGATCCACAAGCTCCGCCCTTCCTCCGGAAAGCGCTCGATCAAAAGCACTTCCGCTTTGCCGCCGCTCTCCTTCTCACCGCACAAGCGCGCCGGAAAGACTTTGGTGTCGTTGAGTACAAGCAAATCGCCAGGGTCGAGGAAGTCTCCCAGCTCGGAAAAAATGGTGTGAATGATTTCGCCAGTGGCGCGCTTGATCACCAACAGCCGCGAAGCCTGGCGCTCCCGGCTCGGATAGGCTGCAATCAAAGAGTCGGGCAGCTCATAGTTGAACTCGTCGAGGTTCATCGCAGCAAAATCATTGAAGGAGAACCTCTGAGTAGAGTACGCCTTCCGCACCATGCGAAACGGTGCGCACGGCGCACGCTACTGGGTTCGTTTCGGCATGCTAGCCGTTCAGGACCGCGCTATTTTGAAATCTGAAATTTGCAATCTGTGATTCTGAGCCACAGCGAGGATTAGTCCTTCTTTAGAAACGGCGTTAGCAGATCGATGGGCACGGGGAAAATCGTCGTCGAGTTTTTTTCCGAAGCGACTTCCACTAGGCTCTGCAAAAAACGCAATTGCAGCGCCATTGGCTGTTTGCCAATGACCTCGGCGGCATCGGCGAGTTTCTGCGACGCCTGGAACTCGCCGTCGGCATGAATGACCTTGGCGCGCCGCTCGCGCTCGGCTTCGGCCTGCTTGGCCATCGCCCGCTGCATCTCCTGCGGCAGATCGATATGCTTGATCGCCACCTGGGTCACCTTGATGCCCCACGGGTCGGTGTGTTGATCGATGATCGATTGCAGGTTGGCGTTGATCTTGTCACGCTCGGCGAGCAATTCGTCCAGCTCGCACTCACCGCAGACGCTGCGCAGCGTTGTCTGCGCCAATTGCGAGCTGGCGAATAGATAATTCTCCACCTCGCGCACCGCTTTGTTGGGCTCGATGACACGGAAATAAAGCACGGCGTTCACCTTCACCGACACGTTGTCGCGGGTGATCACGTCCTGCGGTGGGATGTCCATGGTCACCGTGCGCATGTCCATCTTCACCATCTTTTCGATGCCTGGAATGATGTAAACCAGGCCCGGGCCGCGCGAGCCGACCATGCGCCCGAGACGAAACACCACGGCGCGCTCATATTCGCGCAGGATCTTGATGCCGCTAATCAGCAGCGCCACCGCGATGACAAGAAAAGTTGCCAAGGGTCCAAATCCAAACATTTCCTACCTCCTCCGTGACTAACCGCCTGGAATCGATCCGCTTGCTTAACTCCGCGTTTCGCTGCCTGCGACGCGACTGACCTTCAAGCATAGGCCGTCATAGCCGATCACTTTGACTTTTTCGCCGACACCGATCTCGCCGTGGGCGGCCTGCGCGTTCCAATATTCGCCGTGGACGAATATCTTACCGGCCGGGCTGAGCTTGTCGCCGCGCACCTCGCCGATCTCGCCGATCAGGCCGTCCATGCCCATGGTCGCCTTTGACTGCTGCGAGTTGAAAACCAAATAGCTAATTGCCAACATGAACGCACCGACGGTGCCCACCGCCGTGAAAATAATCGGTTTATCGACGCCAAAATCGCCCAGCTCGCTATCGAAGAGCAGCAGCGAACCGAGCGCGAGCGATATGATGCCGCCAATGCCCAGCACACCGAAGCTCGGCAGGAACGCCTCACCGACCAGCAGCGCTACTCCCAACAAGATCAAGGCAAGACCGGTGTAGTTGATCGGTAAGAGCTGCAGCGAAGCGAACGCCAGCAGCAAACAGATCGCGCCGGCGACGCCCGGGAAAATGACCCCGGGATGGGAGAACTCCATGTACAAGCCGAGGATGCCCGCCATCATTAAAAGATAAGCGATGTTCGGATCGGCTATGGTGTTCAAAACTTTTTGCTTCAAGCTCATGTCGTGGCGCACCACGCGAACGCCTTTGAGATCGAGCTCCTGCTTTTTGCCATCGAGATCGACAATACGGCCCTGCGCTTGTTTGAGCAGATCATCGACGTCGGTCGCAACGATATCGATGACGTTTTTCTTGAGCGCTTCCTTCTCGGTGATCGCGACGCTTTTGCGCACCGCCTGAATCGCCCATTCGGTATTTCGGCCGCGCTTCTGCGCGATGGTTTCGCCGAAGGACGCGGTGAAGTTTTCGATCTTCTCACCCATCACGCCCTTCACTTCTTGGCCACCGCCAGCCACCGGATGGGCGGCGCCAATGTTGGTTCCCGGCGCCATGGCGGCGATGTGAGCAGCCATGGTGATAAAGACTCCCGCCGAGCCGGCGCCGGCGCCGCTCGGCCCGACCCAGACCATCACGGGTACATGGGCACCGAGCATCTCCTTAACGATGGTACGCGTCGAAGTCAGAAGCCCACCCGGTGTGTCGAGTTGAATGATCAAAGCCCGAGCGCCGCCATTTTTTGCCCGAGTGATACTCTCGCGGATAAAATCATCCACCGCCGGATTGATCGACCCATCGATGGAAATCACGTCGACGTGCGGCTGCCCGCCTTCTTTGCCCGGCTGAGCCGCGATGGCATAACCCGCAACGATCAGAATGACAAGACAGAGCGTCCTAAGCATTTTCACCGCGCATCTCTTTTATGACTTTTTTGATGTCTTCCCAGACCAGTTTTTTGTCTGCCGGATTGCGCAAGAGATAGGCCGGATGAAAGGTCGGCAT
Coding sequences within it:
- the queA gene encoding tRNA preQ1(34) S-adenosylmethionine ribosyltransferase-isomerase QueA, translated to MNLDEFNYELPDSLIAAYPSRERQASRLLVIKRATGEIIHTIFSELGDFLDPGDLLVLNDTKVFPARLCGEKESGGKAEVLLIERFPEEGRSLWIAMIDAAKKPPVGSRLRFADEATAEVIGDMGRGRYGLEFHHRGDFDDWLERRGEPPLPPYVKRSGGTEALDQERYQTVYAAHAGAVAAPTAGFHFTDALFEQLRDKGIERALLTLHVGPGTFQPVRDRQIENHRMEGERYILSAEAAEKIRRTKQAGHRVVSVGSTSTRTLEWVAQQKNGIEEDEGIARLYIKPGDRFRAIDALITNFHLPGSTPLILVAAFAGLDLVRRAYAEAIERQYRFYSYGDAMLIL
- a CDS encoding slipin family protein; this translates as MFGFGPLATFLVIAVALLISGIKILREYERAVVFRLGRMVGSRGPGLVYIIPGIEKMVKMDMRTVTMDIPPQDVITRDNVSVKVNAVLYFRVIEPNKAVREVENYLFASSQLAQTTLRSVCGECELDELLAERDKINANLQSIIDQHTDPWGIKVTQVAIKHIDLPQEMQRAMAKQAEAERERRAKVIHADGEFQASQKLADAAEVIGKQPMALQLRFLQSLVEVASEKNSTTIFPVPIDLLTPFLKKD
- a CDS encoding nodulation protein NfeD; translated protein: MKMLRTLCLVILIVAGYAIAAQPGKEGGQPHVDVISIDGSINPAVDDFIRESITRAKNGGARALIIQLDTPGGLLTSTRTIVKEMLGAHVPVMVWVGPSGAGAGSAGVFITMAAHIAAMAPGTNIGAAHPVAGGGQEVKGVMGEKIENFTASFGETIAQKRGRNTEWAIQAVRKSVAITEKEALKKNVIDIVATDVDDLLKQAQGRIVDLDGKKQELDLKGVRVVRHDMSLKQKVLNTIADPNIAYLLMMAGILGLYMEFSHPGVIFPGVAGAICLLLAFASLQLLPINYTGLALILLGVALLVGEAFLPSFGVLGIGGIISLALGSLLLFDSELGDFGVDKPIIFTAVGTVGAFMLAISYLVFNSQQSKATMGMDGLIGEIGEVRGDKLSPAGKIFVHGEYWNAQAAHGEIGVGEKVKVIGYDGLCLKVSRVAGSETRS